Proteins encoded in a region of the Rhodococcus sp. SBT000017 genome:
- a CDS encoding MFS transporter, with translation MTESESAIEGHASLLPGRAWVVLSVVTGALFLEGIDIAMLNVAVPSIAADIGLGTGSAHWVISAYVLAYAGFMILGGRAADVLGRRRVFLTALAVFAAFSAIGGLAQESWVLIVVRFITGATAGFMTPAGFSLLTTTFPEGALRNKALAIYGAIGASGFLLGVFAGGLLTSLDWRLVFFAPAFLGLGFLVAGGLFIVRDAEETEDPARESFDFAGGATLTATMVSLVYGIVTVGENVSNVMGLSAFGAAALLGCAFVAIERRAENPLIPAGVLTAGLLPWATSVGLLFIGAFFAWQFVLTLYLQELLGWTPLQTGTAFAAMGIELVVAPFLTPKLVARFGNVAVMLAGLGAVALGFVLTLRLDQGSGFGDLLPSLLLLGLAFAFIYGPLTAAAVEGVSDDKHGLAGGIVYTGFQFGAALGVSIVTVVLVGGSVGEPSVEDYQRALIVPAAAAGLALGIGILLFVRQRTSVGQDAD, from the coding sequence GTGACCGAATCCGAATCAGCAATCGAAGGCCATGCGTCGCTGCTGCCGGGCCGTGCGTGGGTCGTACTGAGTGTCGTGACCGGAGCGTTGTTCCTCGAAGGGATCGACATCGCGATGCTGAACGTGGCAGTGCCCAGCATTGCTGCCGATATCGGCCTCGGCACCGGTTCGGCCCACTGGGTGATCAGCGCCTATGTGCTCGCCTACGCGGGGTTCATGATTCTGGGTGGTCGCGCCGCCGACGTCCTCGGACGACGCCGGGTCTTCTTGACGGCTCTCGCCGTGTTCGCGGCTTTCTCTGCCATCGGTGGGTTGGCGCAGGAATCATGGGTGTTGATCGTGGTCCGGTTCATCACCGGCGCAACTGCCGGTTTCATGACACCCGCTGGATTCAGTCTGCTAACCACGACATTTCCAGAAGGAGCGCTGCGCAACAAGGCCCTTGCCATCTACGGAGCTATCGGGGCCTCCGGATTTCTCCTCGGAGTGTTCGCCGGAGGCTTGCTCACGTCACTGGACTGGAGGCTGGTCTTCTTCGCCCCGGCTTTCCTGGGGCTCGGATTCCTCGTTGCAGGAGGGCTTTTCATCGTGCGCGACGCAGAAGAGACCGAAGATCCAGCCCGCGAATCATTCGATTTTGCTGGAGGCGCGACGCTCACTGCAACGATGGTCAGCCTGGTGTACGGGATCGTCACCGTAGGAGAGAACGTGTCCAACGTAATGGGGCTCAGTGCATTCGGTGCCGCCGCTCTACTCGGGTGCGCCTTCGTCGCCATCGAGAGGCGAGCGGAAAACCCGTTGATCCCCGCAGGAGTGCTGACAGCCGGACTGCTGCCGTGGGCAACGTCGGTCGGCTTGCTGTTCATCGGAGCCTTCTTCGCATGGCAATTCGTCCTGACGCTGTATCTCCAAGAACTGTTGGGTTGGACTCCGCTGCAGACAGGCACTGCATTCGCGGCGATGGGGATCGAGTTGGTCGTTGCACCGTTCCTGACACCGAAGTTGGTCGCCCGATTCGGCAACGTTGCAGTGATGCTTGCCGGACTCGGGGCGGTGGCACTCGGGTTCGTTCTGACCCTCCGGTTGGATCAGGGCTCGGGATTCGGCGACCTGCTGCCATCGCTGCTCCTGCTGGGCTTGGCATTCGCATTCATCTACGGCCCGCTGACTGCTGCTGCAGTAGAAGGCGTCAGCGATGACAAGCATGGATTGGCAGGTGGAATCGTGTACACCGGATTCCAATTCGGTGCTGCCCTGGGGGTCTCGATCGTGACGGTCGTGCTCGTCGGCGGAAGTGTCGGCGAGCCGTCGGTCGAGGACTACCAGCGTGCATTGATCGTCCCCGCCGCGGCGGCAGGACTCGCCCTGGGCATCGGAATACTGCTGTTCGTTCGTCAGCGAACGAGCGTGGGTCAGGACGCGGATTGA
- a CDS encoding MFS transporter, which yields MTDRVDRPSNLLSGEHRSLIIGLLGTMTFIAFESFAITTALPVVVDDFGADRWYSLAYASTLTAALVGMTIGGNWADRRGVLVPMAVGGTAFLIGIALCVVAPTIELFVAGRLLQGFGGGINSVVLYVVIAQCIPAELHSRTFGLLTAAWLLPGISGPLLAGVLVEFVGWRTVFAMALVGSGASLILLLVAVRGSVQLRNGTAVFGSRGRWAMVAAAGVLALHLAGQQTVPILVLGSLGAVSLIGLSATRLLPQGTFRIRPGIPRATVLRGLLGATVAATDIYLPLYLQRQLGYSPSSSGLIVALGAIGWIFGAWLQGRGSGGDGGSALVPRAVVLVFVGPVGAWLFVAGAIPVPALVVACIVMGTGMGLAYPRITATVLAESTEAEYGANSSGLQISESMNQSILIAVSGAVLSLAIAHEFLLAYTLIAGVGGAAVLVARRPDSNLRRSHC from the coding sequence ATGACCGACAGGGTGGACCGTCCTTCGAATCTGCTGTCGGGAGAGCATCGGTCGCTGATTATCGGCCTGCTGGGAACGATGACGTTCATTGCGTTCGAGTCGTTCGCAATCACCACTGCTCTGCCCGTGGTCGTCGATGACTTCGGTGCCGATCGCTGGTATTCGCTTGCGTATGCCTCGACACTGACCGCAGCTCTGGTGGGGATGACCATTGGGGGAAATTGGGCCGACCGACGCGGTGTTTTGGTCCCGATGGCAGTGGGCGGTACGGCCTTTCTCATCGGGATTGCGCTCTGTGTGGTGGCACCCACGATCGAGCTCTTCGTGGCAGGTCGGCTGCTGCAGGGATTCGGCGGCGGAATCAACTCTGTCGTCCTGTACGTAGTTATTGCACAGTGCATCCCAGCCGAGCTGCATTCTCGAACCTTCGGGCTGTTGACGGCTGCGTGGCTTCTACCCGGAATCTCGGGACCGCTACTCGCCGGTGTACTCGTCGAGTTCGTCGGTTGGCGAACGGTGTTCGCGATGGCTTTGGTCGGATCCGGGGCGTCCTTGATATTGCTTCTTGTTGCGGTCCGTGGTTCGGTCCAGTTACGTAACGGCACAGCAGTATTCGGAAGTCGAGGAAGATGGGCCATGGTTGCAGCGGCAGGCGTGCTCGCGCTGCACCTCGCCGGTCAGCAAACAGTCCCCATTCTTGTCCTGGGCAGCTTGGGCGCCGTTTCGCTGATCGGGTTGTCGGCAACACGCCTTCTTCCCCAGGGCACGTTCAGGATTCGACCGGGCATTCCTCGAGCGACCGTGCTGCGCGGATTGCTGGGTGCGACCGTTGCGGCAACGGACATCTATCTGCCTCTCTACCTCCAGCGCCAGCTCGGCTACAGTCCCAGTTCGTCCGGGTTGATCGTTGCCCTCGGAGCGATCGGATGGATTTTCGGAGCCTGGCTGCAGGGTAGAGGCTCCGGCGGCGACGGTGGTTCCGCTCTGGTACCGAGAGCGGTAGTGCTGGTGTTCGTCGGTCCTGTCGGCGCGTGGCTGTTCGTCGCCGGAGCGATACCGGTACCTGCTCTGGTGGTCGCATGCATTGTCATGGGAACAGGTATGGGGCTGGCGTACCCGCGAATCACCGCCACTGTTCTGGCGGAGTCGACGGAGGCCGAATACGGTGCCAACAGTTCCGGTTTGCAGATTTCGGAGTCGATGAACCAATCGATCCTGATCGCGGTGTCAGGAGCGGTGTTGTCGCTCGCGATCGCGCACGAGTTCCTGCTCGCCTACACGCTGATTGCTGGTGTCGGCGGTGCCGCCGTTCTCGTTGCGCGTCGACCCGACTCTAACCTGAGACGGAGTCACTGCTGA
- a CDS encoding zinc-binding dehydrogenase — protein sequence MIGTASRDNHPYLEQMGAVAVTYGEGQIERIVAAAPEGVDVVLDAAGHENLRTAVDLTSDRSRIGTIVDMALARELECQWISSDRSAERLRELVDLCATGQLRVTVRAAYLLDETGQAHRDVESGHGRGKVVLLVDEGS from the coding sequence GTGATTGGTACGGCAAGTCGAGACAACCACCCGTATCTGGAGCAGATGGGCGCAGTCGCAGTAACTTACGGTGAGGGTCAGATCGAACGAATCGTGGCAGCGGCTCCGGAAGGAGTCGATGTGGTGCTCGACGCGGCCGGACATGAGAACCTGCGCACTGCAGTCGATCTGACGTCCGACCGTTCCCGCATTGGAACGATCGTCGACATGGCACTGGCAAGAGAGCTCGAGTGCCAATGGATTTCGAGCGATCGATCGGCCGAGCGTCTGCGCGAACTCGTCGATCTGTGCGCTACCGGACAGTTGCGCGTCACAGTCAGGGCCGCGTACTTGCTCGACGAGACCGGCCAGGCGCATCGTGACGTCGAGAGCGGACACGGGCGCGGCAAGGTTGTGTTGCTCGTCGATGAAGGAAGCTGA
- a CDS encoding alcohol dehydrogenase catalytic domain-containing protein, which produces MINTMRAVAIDEHGPASVLKTRTLARPTPNPGEVLVKVRVAGVQLTDAAIREGWVPPGARIEFPQILGNEFAGTVEALGADVHQFAVGDDVLGYRVLGCYAENVSVPTDQIVAKPSHVSWRTAGSLSASGQTAHTALERLGARAGETCWSMGQRVGWVRWRFSWRFIEACG; this is translated from the coding sequence ATGATCAACACGATGCGCGCCGTTGCGATCGACGAACACGGCCCCGCATCGGTGCTGAAGACCAGAACGCTTGCCCGGCCGACTCCGAATCCTGGAGAGGTGTTGGTCAAGGTTCGAGTGGCCGGTGTGCAACTGACCGATGCGGCGATTCGGGAAGGGTGGGTACCGCCGGGCGCGAGAATCGAGTTTCCGCAGATTCTCGGCAACGAATTTGCGGGAACCGTCGAGGCGCTCGGTGCAGATGTCCACCAGTTCGCTGTTGGTGACGACGTCCTGGGATATCGAGTTCTCGGCTGCTACGCGGAGAACGTGAGCGTTCCGACCGACCAGATTGTAGCCAAGCCCTCTCACGTTTCCTGGCGCACGGCGGGGTCGCTGTCCGCGTCGGGGCAGACGGCCCACACCGCACTGGAACGGTTGGGTGCGCGGGCAGGTGAAACTTGCTGGTCCATGGGGCAGCGGGTGGGGTGGGTTCGATGGCGGTTCAGTTGGCGCTTCATCGAGGCCTGCGGGTGA
- a CDS encoding DsbA family protein: MTTTITTWADLRCPWCWIGHRQLGRALGRLESGTRVEYRSFLLEPAGPTRSGITVREAALSSWGFDEARWAAHSRKIVAGGTSESLTINIDTALVVDSRNAHRLLKLVADRELNRFEAWDSLYSRHFEFNDDIADWMVLRSVGEQVGLAGGDITMLVETDEYSAAVDEDIRDAAALGISSIPTVLADSVRITGDPSVGLDRIEGRPAVGR, encoded by the coding sequence TTGACGACAACGATCACGACTTGGGCGGACCTACGGTGCCCGTGGTGCTGGATTGGGCATCGACAACTGGGGCGGGCACTCGGCCGTCTCGAATCCGGCACGCGGGTCGAGTACAGGAGCTTTCTGCTCGAACCCGCCGGTCCAACTCGCTCCGGCATCACCGTTCGGGAAGCGGCGCTGTCCTCGTGGGGCTTCGACGAAGCACGATGGGCAGCCCACAGCAGGAAGATCGTGGCGGGCGGTACATCGGAATCGCTCACCATCAACATCGACACCGCGTTGGTAGTCGACTCACGCAATGCGCACCGACTGCTGAAGCTGGTGGCGGATCGAGAGTTGAACAGATTCGAGGCGTGGGATTCCTTGTATTCGAGGCATTTCGAGTTCAACGACGATATCGCGGATTGGATGGTGCTCCGCTCGGTCGGCGAACAGGTGGGCCTGGCGGGCGGCGACATCACGATGCTCGTAGAGACCGACGAGTACTCGGCCGCTGTCGACGAGGACATTCGCGATGCGGCCGCGCTCGGCATCAGCTCGATTCCGACTGTTCTTGCCGATTCGGTAAGAATCACTGGTGATCCGAGCGTCGGTCTCGATCGGATCGAAGGTCGCCCGGCGGTCGGCCGATGA
- the soxR gene encoding redox-sensitive transcriptional activator SoxR — MTQLDTDAVWLKPGQVAERAGVAVSALHYYEQVGLISSRRTSGNRREYRRDVLRVIAFIRTAQRLGVSLEKIKDALDQLPEQAIPGKRDWARISRQWRDELTARIEELTALRDNFSDCIGCGCLSLTSCPYSNPNDILGQHGTGARRLTARMTQSTTRTGTETSLFS, encoded by the coding sequence ATGACACAACTGGATACGGACGCGGTATGGCTCAAGCCCGGCCAGGTCGCAGAACGTGCCGGGGTGGCAGTATCGGCCCTGCACTACTACGAACAGGTTGGATTGATTTCCAGTCGCCGCACGAGCGGAAACCGTCGGGAGTACCGGCGCGACGTGCTGCGGGTTATCGCCTTCATCAGAACAGCTCAGCGTCTCGGCGTGTCCCTGGAGAAGATCAAGGATGCGCTCGACCAACTGCCGGAACAGGCCATACCAGGAAAACGCGATTGGGCGCGGATATCTCGACAGTGGCGCGACGAACTCACTGCTCGCATCGAAGAATTGACTGCGCTGCGAGACAACTTCTCCGACTGCATCGGATGCGGATGCCTGTCGCTGACATCGTGCCCCTACTCGAACCCCAATGACATTCTCGGACAACACGGTACGGGAGCACGACGCCTCACAGCCCGGATGACGCAATCGACGACACGCACAGGAACCGAAACCTCGCTGTTTTCGTGA
- a CDS encoding cysteine hydrolase family protein, which yields MATSLINFGHPALIVVDVQAGFDDAEFWGPRDNPSCEGNIAALVRMWRSESWPVVFVRHDSDNPLSPLSPSSSGHAFKDVIEGSPDLLISKRVNSSFYGTPDLHAWLGVEGIDQVVICGITTNHCCETTARMAWNLGYDTHFVIDATHTFDRVGPDGTTVPAATLSAITATNLHGEFATVVMTGDLLSD from the coding sequence ATGGCTACTTCACTGATCAACTTCGGTCATCCCGCTCTGATCGTTGTCGATGTACAGGCGGGATTCGACGATGCCGAGTTCTGGGGTCCGCGGGACAACCCGTCGTGTGAAGGCAATATCGCTGCCCTCGTTCGCATGTGGCGGTCCGAGTCATGGCCGGTGGTGTTCGTTCGACACGACTCCGACAACCCTCTGTCTCCGTTGTCACCGAGTAGTTCCGGGCACGCGTTCAAAGACGTCATCGAAGGAAGTCCAGATCTGCTGATCAGCAAACGAGTCAATTCGAGCTTCTACGGCACCCCTGATCTCCATGCCTGGCTGGGCGTCGAGGGCATCGACCAGGTCGTCATCTGTGGGATCACGACGAATCATTGCTGCGAGACGACGGCTCGGATGGCCTGGAACCTTGGATACGACACGCACTTCGTCATCGACGCCACACACACCTTCGATCGCGTCGGGCCCGACGGAACGACCGTGCCCGCCGCCACCTTGTCGGCCATCACCGCGACGAACCTGCACGGGGAATTCGCAACTGTTGTCATGACAGGAGACCTGCTCTCGGACTGA
- a CDS encoding glycosyltransferase 87 family protein has product MTSSSFTPLRTRTGQRTHAERRSITEDARAQVVPGAPDSSAHITPNRFGRWWLAGSALAACIAIAAHAFFLGWTVPFGLFGNGIDTIVYRHGGDVVLQGQPLYEFALFDIGLPFTYPPFAALFFTPLALLTVTSAVTVLQVINVLLVYAAVVLSWRALGYRSGGMYLVSAPMAIAFTWLEPVRMTIWLGQINLLLLVLVLFDLSRGEGSRLRGAGVGIAAGLKLTPAFFVLYLLTIRQWRAAFTAGAAFTVTVAAGFLVIPSDSWKFWTTTMVDSERIGALASPANQSIHGALARLWPGHTPPFLVWLLCAAAITALALWTAARAHRAGKTLLALVICGLATPMVSPFAWGHHWVWCIPLTIVALDYANRHRTWWSWLAPVAATLPMIAWYFTDYRGIKAIGIFMFEGSRAFEAAVQFTYPAVFLGTIAVTLISSTGRRRPTTA; this is encoded by the coding sequence ATGACGTCGTCCAGCTTCACGCCGCTACGGACCAGAACTGGACAGCGCACGCACGCTGAGCGACGGTCGATCACCGAAGACGCACGAGCACAGGTCGTTCCGGGCGCACCGGACTCATCTGCGCACATCACACCGAATCGTTTCGGTCGGTGGTGGCTGGCAGGTTCGGCACTTGCAGCGTGCATCGCGATTGCAGCGCATGCGTTCTTCCTGGGGTGGACGGTTCCGTTCGGTCTTTTCGGCAACGGAATCGACACCATTGTCTACAGACACGGCGGCGACGTCGTCTTGCAGGGTCAGCCCCTGTACGAGTTCGCGTTGTTCGACATCGGATTGCCGTTCACCTACCCGCCGTTCGCGGCCTTGTTCTTCACCCCGCTGGCATTGCTCACCGTGACGAGTGCCGTGACCGTGCTGCAGGTGATCAATGTTCTGCTGGTCTACGCCGCGGTTGTTCTGAGCTGGCGCGCCCTCGGATATCGCAGCGGCGGAATGTATCTCGTCAGCGCACCGATGGCAATTGCGTTCACATGGCTCGAACCGGTACGGATGACCATCTGGCTCGGGCAGATCAACCTGCTGTTGCTCGTGTTGGTTCTGTTCGATCTCAGCCGGGGGGAAGGTAGTCGTCTCCGCGGTGCCGGCGTGGGAATTGCCGCGGGGCTCAAGCTGACGCCCGCCTTCTTCGTGCTCTACCTGCTGACTATCAGACAGTGGCGTGCGGCGTTCACCGCGGGTGCCGCTTTCACGGTCACCGTTGCAGCCGGATTCTTGGTCATCCCCTCCGATTCCTGGAAGTTCTGGACCACGACCATGGTCGACTCCGAGCGGATCGGGGCACTGGCATCACCGGCGAACCAGTCGATCCACGGCGCACTGGCGCGGTTGTGGCCGGGCCACACTCCGCCGTTCCTGGTGTGGCTTCTCTGTGCCGCAGCCATCACCGCCCTGGCATTGTGGACAGCTGCGCGGGCTCACCGAGCGGGTAAGACGTTGCTGGCGTTGGTGATCTGCGGACTCGCAACGCCGATGGTCTCACCATTTGCGTGGGGACATCACTGGGTGTGGTGCATACCGTTGACCATCGTCGCCCTCGACTACGCGAATCGACACCGCACGTGGTGGAGCTGGCTGGCACCAGTAGCGGCCACTTTGCCCATGATTGCCTGGTATTTCACCGACTACCGCGGCATCAAGGCAATCGGAATCTTCATGTTCGAGGGGTCCCGTGCCTTCGAGGCGGCCGTTCAATTCACCTACCCAGCGGTATTTCTCGGAACAATTGCCGTCACGCTGATCTCCTCGACGGGTAGGCGCCGTCCCACGACTGCGTGA
- a CDS encoding N-acetyltransferase gives MTFTVSVLADRPDLAEPLWNMHSSWPTFMTKDPIGSMYFDPAIFELFADHVLVCQDDAGAVVGKAISIPFHLPDASVLPADGWDGAIRRGICTRLTEKSANAVSALEISLTSSTQGRSLSTTLLVALRDNARRLGFSELLAPLRPNGRTDLDEPIASYIHRTRPDGLPVDPWLRVHVRAGGRIDSVAPRSMVVPGTLAEWREWTGLPFDRSGPVDVPGALVPVIVDLDRGIAVYTEPNVWVRHATDPQGDAA, from the coding sequence GTGACCTTCACCGTCTCCGTTCTCGCTGATCGTCCCGATCTCGCAGAACCACTGTGGAACATGCACTCGTCGTGGCCGACGTTCATGACCAAGGATCCGATCGGTTCGATGTATTTCGATCCCGCCATCTTCGAGTTGTTCGCCGACCACGTCCTCGTGTGTCAGGACGACGCAGGCGCCGTGGTCGGCAAGGCCATTTCCATACCGTTCCATTTGCCCGACGCCTCTGTCCTTCCTGCCGACGGCTGGGACGGCGCAATCAGACGCGGCATCTGCACTCGACTCACTGAGAAGTCCGCCAATGCGGTTTCGGCGCTGGAGATTTCCTTGACTTCGAGCACTCAGGGGCGAAGCCTGTCGACGACACTGCTGGTCGCCCTTCGTGACAATGCCCGACGACTGGGCTTCAGCGAACTCTTGGCTCCGCTCCGTCCCAACGGTAGAACCGATCTAGATGAGCCGATCGCGTCGTACATCCACCGCACTCGACCGGACGGCTTGCCGGTCGACCCGTGGCTGCGCGTCCACGTCCGTGCGGGCGGTCGCATCGACAGTGTCGCGCCACGGTCGATGGTCGTGCCGGGAACTCTCGCCGAGTGGCGGGAGTGGACGGGTCTGCCGTTCGACCGATCAGGACCGGTAGATGTGCCGGGTGCATTGGTACCGGTGATAGTCGACCTCGATCGCGGCATTGCCGTGTACACCGAACCGAATGTGTGGGTGCGTCACGCGACGGACCCGCAAGGCGATGCTGCGTAG
- a CDS encoding PLD nuclease N-terminal domain-containing protein, which yields MPYLGLLVMLLWVFCLIDVITADDGGVRFLPKIVWLLLVVFLPLAGSLAWLFAGRPIGGGIWGGSGGGNRRASNSAFPEYETRPGRQAAQNPYADAEFLRQCRERAEEQRRLERERRKRDLGF from the coding sequence ATGCCGTATCTCGGTCTGCTGGTGATGTTGCTGTGGGTGTTCTGTCTGATCGACGTGATCACGGCCGACGACGGTGGAGTGCGCTTCCTCCCGAAGATCGTGTGGCTGCTGTTGGTGGTGTTTCTCCCATTGGCCGGCTCGTTGGCATGGTTGTTCGCGGGGCGTCCGATAGGTGGCGGAATCTGGGGAGGTTCCGGCGGCGGCAACCGGCGGGCGAGCAATTCTGCGTTTCCGGAGTACGAGACGCGCCCTGGTCGTCAGGCGGCGCAGAATCCGTATGCCGATGCGGAATTTCTTCGGCAGTGCCGAGAGCGCGCGGAGGAACAACGTCGACTCGAGCGCGAGCGCCGCAAGCGAGATCTCGGATTCTGA
- the lepB gene encoding signal peptidase I, producing the protein MTTARDPQRRRVPSWLREIAVLVIVALVLSVSLQTFVGRVYFIPSESMEPTLHGCAGCTGDRIVVDKMTFRFGDPEPGDVVVFRAPSSSWNVGYSSARSTNPIAKALQDAGSWVGLVAPDENDLVKRVIATGGQTVQCCDAEGRVEVDGQPLDEPYVVMDFPFVENTLTCETTPQSGRCFVPVTVPTGNLWVMGDNRSGSADSRAHRKDELGGTVPVGDVIGKARLIVLPPSRWGTIESPSIRQH; encoded by the coding sequence ATGACAACGGCACGCGATCCGCAGCGACGCAGAGTCCCGTCCTGGCTTCGCGAGATCGCCGTCCTCGTGATCGTTGCGCTGGTGCTGAGCGTTTCTCTGCAGACGTTCGTCGGTCGCGTGTACTTCATACCGTCCGAGTCCATGGAACCGACGCTGCACGGGTGCGCGGGATGCACGGGCGATCGGATCGTCGTGGACAAGATGACCTTTCGCTTCGGTGACCCGGAGCCGGGCGATGTGGTGGTGTTCCGTGCACCGTCCTCGTCGTGGAACGTCGGGTACAGCTCCGCGCGGTCGACCAACCCGATAGCGAAGGCGCTACAAGACGCCGGTTCCTGGGTTGGACTGGTTGCGCCCGACGAGAACGACCTCGTCAAACGCGTCATCGCCACCGGTGGGCAAACCGTGCAGTGCTGCGATGCGGAAGGTCGCGTCGAGGTGGATGGTCAGCCACTCGACGAGCCATACGTCGTCATGGACTTCCCATTCGTCGAGAACACGCTCACCTGCGAGACCACGCCCCAATCCGGACGCTGCTTCGTGCCGGTGACCGTGCCCACCGGAAATCTCTGGGTGATGGGCGACAACCGCAGCGGTTCAGCCGATTCCAGAGCTCACCGCAAAGACGAACTGGGCGGCACGGTCCCCGTCGGAGATGTCATCGGCAAAGCGCGACTGATCGTGCTGCCGCCGTCGCGATGGGGCACCATCGAGTCGCCGTCGATTCGGCAACACTGA
- a CDS encoding ABC-F family ATP-binding cassette domain-containing protein: protein MAYSATIPARADAQLIASDIAVAFGGSPVLTGVDIAVTPVSRWAIVGENGRGKSTLLHVLAGRLTPDSGTVSRVGPLGVAEQEMATADERTVGEVLRESIAESISALASLDSASNELASGGAEAEQRYTSALERVEALDAWDAERRLDIALDGLGAVTDRCRVLSTLSVGQRYRVRLACLLGGDHDFLLLDEPTNHLDRAGLDYLTGRLRDRAGGVVVVSHDRALVSDVAQHILDLDPTPDGRPRVYGDGYASYRAGRAAERIAWEQEYEQQLATTVKLREDLSKAQNKLVSSWRPSKGTNKHQRATRAGGLVRNVHRRQEDLESQLLPVPEPPQQLRFPRIVARRGTLLVAEHVSVEGRLGVPVSLTLSAGVKQVVTGPNGSGKSTLLSVLAGHENPTTGQVRAAHDARVVLLRQESALPPESRAGEYFRSRLDGTVSLSSLGLLRSREMNKRIGELSMGQHRRLDLALALARRPSVLLLDEPTNHLSIALVDELTQALDATDAAVVVSTHDRQMLRDTNSWETLDLESS from the coding sequence ATGGCATATTCTGCAACTATCCCTGCGCGCGCCGACGCGCAACTCATCGCCTCCGACATCGCAGTCGCCTTCGGCGGCTCACCGGTATTGACCGGTGTCGACATCGCTGTGACACCCGTATCTCGGTGGGCAATCGTGGGCGAGAACGGACGCGGAAAGTCCACCCTCCTTCACGTCCTGGCCGGACGGTTGACGCCCGACTCGGGAACCGTGTCACGCGTCGGGCCCCTCGGTGTTGCCGAGCAAGAGATGGCCACCGCGGACGAACGCACTGTCGGAGAGGTCCTTCGCGAATCCATCGCCGAGTCGATATCGGCGTTGGCGAGCCTGGACTCGGCATCGAACGAATTGGCCTCTGGCGGAGCAGAAGCCGAACAGAGGTACACATCAGCGTTGGAGCGCGTCGAGGCTCTCGACGCATGGGACGCCGAGCGGCGACTGGACATTGCGCTCGACGGACTCGGAGCAGTGACCGACAGATGCCGAGTTCTTTCCACACTGTCTGTTGGACAACGTTACCGAGTGCGACTCGCCTGTTTGCTCGGCGGAGATCACGACTTTCTGCTCCTCGACGAACCGACCAATCACCTCGACCGAGCCGGCCTGGACTATCTGACCGGACGGCTTCGAGATCGGGCCGGTGGCGTCGTAGTGGTCAGTCACGACCGAGCTCTTGTGTCCGATGTGGCGCAACACATTCTGGATCTCGATCCGACTCCGGACGGTCGCCCACGCGTCTACGGTGATGGCTATGCCAGCTATCGGGCCGGTCGCGCTGCCGAGCGGATCGCGTGGGAGCAGGAGTACGAACAGCAGTTGGCGACGACCGTCAAGCTCCGCGAGGATCTGAGCAAAGCACAGAACAAGCTGGTCAGCAGCTGGAGGCCGAGCAAAGGTACGAACAAGCATCAACGAGCCACGCGTGCAGGCGGTCTCGTGCGAAACGTGCACCGCAGGCAGGAGGACCTGGAATCTCAGCTGCTCCCTGTTCCGGAACCACCTCAACAACTGCGGTTTCCGAGGATCGTTGCAAGGCGGGGAACGTTGTTGGTAGCCGAACATGTGTCAGTGGAGGGGCGACTGGGTGTGCCTGTATCGCTGACCTTGTCGGCAGGCGTCAAGCAGGTGGTGACGGGGCCGAACGGATCCGGGAAGTCCACACTCCTGTCCGTGCTCGCGGGACATGAGAACCCGACGACAGGTCAGGTGCGTGCAGCGCACGACGCGCGAGTCGTTCTGCTGCGTCAGGAATCGGCACTACCGCCGGAAAGCCGAGCGGGAGAATACTTTCGATCGCGCTTAGACGGGACGGTCTCGTTGTCTTCGCTCGGCCTACTGCGGTCACGAGAGATGAACAAGCGGATCGGTGAACTGTCGATGGGTCAACATCGCCGCCTCGACCTCGCACTGGCTCTCGCCCGCCGGCCGAGCGTTCTGCTGCTCGACGAGCCGACCAATCACCTGTCCATCGCGCTGGTGGACGAATTGACCCAGGCCCTCGACGCGACCGATGCCGCGGTGGTGGTGTCCACACACGATCGACAGATGTTGCGAGACACAAATTCCTGGGAAACTCTTGACCTCGAGAGTTCGTGA